In Kryptolebias marmoratus isolate JLee-2015 linkage group LG4, ASM164957v2, whole genome shotgun sequence, the following proteins share a genomic window:
- the barx1 gene encoding homeobox protein BarH-like 1 translates to MQHPLDMGAQYYPPDLQPDHRTHRYRSFMIEEILTDHPEHKASAPAGELLKFGVQALLSARPFHNQLVVKAEQTGLLKFPLPPLSCPLASPLLSAAPGLQVGPAGRHLPLELQLRGKLEAGPDGGGRTKKGRRSRTVFTELQLMGLEKRFEKQKYLSTPDRIDLAESLGLSQLQVKTWYQNRRMKWKKIVLQGGGLESPTKPKGRPKKNSIPSSEQLSEPDRPAAEADRGSEGSGSHCDNTQED, encoded by the exons ATGCAGCATCCTTTGGACATGGGGGCTCAGTATTACCCTCCGGACCTCCAGCCGGACCACAGGACCCACCGGTACCGGAGCTTCATGATAGAGGAGATCCTGACAGACCACCCGGAACACAAGGCATCCGCGCCAGCAGGAGAACTGCTCAAGTTCGGTGTTCAGGCTCTTCTGTCGGCCCGGCCTTTCCACAACCAGCTGG TCGTGAAAGCGGAGCAGACGGGCCTGCTGAAGTTCCCCCTGCCCCCCCTGTCTTGCCCGCTGGCCTCCCCGCTCCTGTCCGCCGCGCCGGGGCTGCAGGTCGGGCCCGCGGGCCGCCACCTGCCGCTCGAGCTGCAGCTGCGCGGGAAGCTGGAGGCCGGACCGGACGGAGGCGGCCGGACGAAGAAGGGCCGCCGGAGCCGGACCGTGTTTACGGAGCTGCAGCTCATGGGCCTGGAGAAGCGCTTCGAGAAGCAGAAGTACCTGTCCACACCCGACAG AATCGACCTGGCTGAGTCTTTGGGCCTCAGTCAGCTGCAGGTGAAAACCTGGTACCAGAACAGAAGgatgaaatggaagaaaatt GTACTTCAGGGAGGGGGCCTGGAGTCCCCCACCAAACCCAAAGGCCGTCCAAAGAAGAACTCCATCCCCAGCAGCGAGCAGCTGTCAGAGCCAGACAGACCTGCTGCAGAGGCAGACCGCGGCTCTGAAGGATCTGGCTCTCACTGTGACAACACCCAGGAGGACTGA